The following coding sequences are from one Nicotiana tabacum cultivar K326 chromosome 1, ASM71507v2, whole genome shotgun sequence window:
- the LOC107806298 gene encoding cycloartenol-C-24-methyltransferase 1-like, which yields MSKQGALFDLASGVGGKINKEKVLSAVDKYEKYHGYYGGEEEERKNNYSDMVNKYYDLSTSFYEYGWGESFHFAPRWKGESLLESIKRNEHFLALQLGLKPGQKVLDVGCGIGGPLREIARFSSTSITGLNNNEYQITRGQELNNKIGLTLNQTCNFVKGDFMKMSFPDNSFDAVYAIAATCHAPDVVGCYKEIYRVLKPGQCFAVYEWCMTDSYDPNNEEHEKIKSEIELGNGLPEVRLTSQCLEAAKQAGFEVVWDKDLAEDSPVPWYLPLDTSHFSFSSFPLTALGRLLTRNLVSALEFVGLAPKGSQRVQGFLEKAAQGLVGGAKKGIFTPLYFFLVRKPISDLK from the exons ATGTCAAAACAAGGAGCTTTATTTGATCTGGCATCTGGGGTTGGTGGCAAAATTAACAAAGAGAAAGTTCTGTCTGCTGTTGACAAGTATGAGAAGTACCATGGTTATTATGgaggtgaagaagaagagagaaagaatAACTACAGTGACATGGTTAACAAATACTATGATCTTTCCACCAGCTTCTATGAATATGGCTGGGGAGAATCATTCCATTTTGCACCCAG GTGGAAAGGAGAATCACTACTGGAGAGCATTAAAAGGAATGAGCACTTCCTTGCCTTGCAACTAGGATTAAAACCAGGACAAAAGGTTTTGGACGTAGGATGTGGAATTGGTGGACCATTAAGAGAAATAGCTCGATTCAGCTCTACATCAATTACAGGCCTCAACAACAATGAATATCAGATAACTAGGGGACAAGAGTTGAACAACAAAATTGGTTTAACATTGAATCAGACTTGCAATTTTGTAAAAGGCGATTTCATGAAAATGTCGTTTCCTGACAATAGCTTTGATGCAGTATACGCCATAGCAGCAACTTGCCATGCACCAGATGTAGTTGGATGTTATAAAGAGATTTATAGAGTGTTGAAACCTGGTCAGTGTTTTGCTGTATACGAATGGTGCATGACCGATTCATACGATCCAAATAACGAAGAGCACGAAAAGATCAAGTCGGAAATTGAGCTTGGAAATGGTCTACCTGAGGTTAGATTGACATCACAATGTCTTGAAGCAGCGAAACAAGCTGGTTTCGAAGTTGTATGGGACAAGGATCTTGCTGAGGATTCGCCTGTTCCGTGGTACTTGCCTTTAGATACGAGTCATTTCTCGTTTAGTAGCTTCCCTCTAACAGCACTTGGACGGCTTTTGACCAGAAATCTAGTCTCCGCACTTGAATTCGTGGGACTGGCTCCTAAAGGTAGTCAAAGGGTTCAAGGTTTCTTAGAGAAAGCTGCACAAGGTCTTGTTGGTGGTGCAAAGAAAGGAATCTTTACACCATTGTATTTCTTCTTGGTTCGCAAGCCCATTTCAGACCTAAAGTAA